The DNA sequence AGTACTGACCAAAACACAAGCTACAGATTAGTAAAAGATTGTTACGATGTTAGATCTAAATACATTCATGGAACCGAGCTTGTAAGAAACAAAACATCAGCAGAACTAAAAATAATCAGTGTTAAACTTGATGAAGTATGTAGACTTGTAATTAATAATATATTAACTAAAAATTTGACAATTTTTAATGATAATAATACAAATCTTGATTTATACTTCTCCTCATTACAAGGCTCTTAATACTTAAAAATCCCCGCTTAATTGGGTGTTTTTTTTTCTTCTCATTTTGTTTAGTTAGTTTTTATACTTACTATATCATCCATCTGCTCCACGGATGCAAATTGCATAGCGGAGTATGTACAAGCGGAGATGATAAGGTAGAGTTTTCGTTTTATCAAGCTATTGTCAAAGAAAAACAACAAAAATTCCCACTTAATTACATTATAATATGATTCTTAACTTATAGATTAAGGATTAACAATTCGTTTAGATTTACCAGTAAACACTATTATTTTGTTATAGGGAATTTTTTCATCTTTCCCCAATAAATAAACTCTAATATCTGAAATTATTTCTCTCATGCCTTTAGAGCCTTCTTGCATTGATAATGTTTTACTTAATTCCAGCGCATGCTTTTTTGGCAACCATAAAAAGATTTCAAAAGTTAATTCATTTATACGCTTAAAGTCATTGGGTTGAGAAATCCAAATTGATAGCAATTCAGCTATTAATTCTGATTTTTTCTTTATTAGTACAGAATTTTTATATCTTTCTAATCTTTTAGCAAAAACAATAGCGATTATAGAAGCAGCTAAAGCGGCTATGATCGTGGAAATTGGTTGTGCAATCTTTGAAAATTCGTCAAAAGTCATAGTTTTTCTTGTAAATCTACTTAAAAAAATTAATTCAAATCCCTTTTATATGCAACAGCTATCTTCACATTATAGTTGTTTACTTTATATCTGGGAACATTGTAGCTTTAACAAATACAGCCCGGTTTTTGTTTCGCAGATGACTGGTTAATCCAAGGGCTTTAATGT is a window from the Chryseobacterium sp. T16E-39 genome containing:
- a CDS encoding N-acetylmuramidase domain-containing protein, producing MQDFVNKMYRSKTDHLYSFVRYIKALGLTSHLRNKNRAVFVKATMFPDIK